A window of the Scleropages formosus chromosome 5, fSclFor1.1, whole genome shotgun sequence genome harbors these coding sequences:
- the kbtbd12 gene encoding kelch repeat and BTB domain-containing protein 12: protein MDPRNKHGLTLLEQLWIMRETGKLTDVVLVAEGISFPCHRVVLSAFSPYFRVMFTCGLSECSQREVTLGDTPADSLALLLNYMYLSDLPLTNTNVQGVSTVAFMLQMEDVFSRCQQHMMDHMDASNCLGVYFYARELGAEELGEHAQRYLRQHFAEVCLQEEILELQAHQLLPLVASDDLNVTREESILEVVLRWVSHRQAERAPHLLEVLRKVRLPLVAPDFLRDAMRRNPVLLANAECLELVEAALDAARQHPAAAPRRLKLRYGMETTDLLLCIGNDGQGIKSRQGSYSDYSFCYTPATGRTCYITSPRYGEVLGYVCAGVVTEDNEIVVAGEAGARRMARQKSRTVDICRYKATAQGSWEKLCSVEYREMYALGAMGDMLYLLGGQMKLKNQYLMTNSVERWPMKGGPWRRCAPLPIPLSSHCVVSLKGHLYVLGGRTPQSDRPDDEPDHLSSRVFQFDPEANKWEERGPMKYSKYRCSAVVLNGEIYVLGGIGCEGVDRGQSRRCLDVVEIYNPDGDFWRIGPQLPYPLLSLRSGASNAGVAGGKLYVCGFYRGADRHDIITKDILELDPWENVWTMAARRVLMHDNYDVCLVANLNPRNLVAPPGDLLDE from the exons ATGGATCCCAGAAACAAGCATGGGCTGACACTCCTGGAACAGCTGTGGATCATGCGAGAGACTGGGAAGTTGACGGATGTGGTGCTCGTGGCCGAAGGCATCAGCTTCCCCTGCCACCGCGTGGTCCTGTCTGCCTTCAGCCCCTACTTCCGGGTCATGTTCACCTGTGGCCTGAGCGAGTGCAGCCAGCGTGAGGTGACCCTGGGGGACACGCCTGCCGACAGCCTAGCTCTCCTGCTGAACTACATGTACCTGTCGGACCTGCCGCTCACGAACACCAATGTGCAGGGTGTCTCTACAGTTGCCTTTATGCTGCAGATGGAGGATGTGTTCAGCCGCTGCCAGCAGCACATGATGGACCACATGGATGCCTCAAACTGCCTGGGTGTGTACTTCTACGCGCGAGAACTGGGAGCAGAGGAACTGGGCGAACATGCCCAGCGCTACTTGCGCCAGCACTTTGCCGAAGTCTGCCTGCAGGAGGAGATCTTGGAGCTTCAGGCGCACCAGTTGCTCCCGCTGGTCGCATCTGACGACCTCAACGTGACACGTGAAGAAAGCATCCTGGAAGTGGTGCTGCGCTGGGTGAGTCACCGACAGGCTGAGCGGGCCCCCCACTTGCTGGAGGTGCTGCGTAAGGTGCGCCTGCCTCTGGTAGCGCCAGACTTCCTGCGGGATGCGATGCGGAGGAATCCCGTGCTGCTAGCCAACGCCGAGTGCCTAGAGCTGGTGGAGGCGGCTCTGGACGCTGCCCGAcagcaccctgctgctgcacctcGCCGCCTGAAGCTGCGCTATGGCATGGAAACGACTGACCTGCTGCTGTGCATCGGCAATGATGGTCAAGGCATCAAGTCCCGCCAGGGTAGCTACTCTGACTACAGcttctgctacaccccagctaccGGCCGCACCTGCTACATCACATCCCCCCGCTATGGGGAGGTTCTGGGCTACGTGTGTGCCGGGGTGGTGACTGAGGACAATGAAATAGTGGTGGCTGGGGAGGCAGGCGCCCGCCGCATGGCCAggcagaagagcaggactgtagatATCTGCAG GTACAAGGCCACTGCACAGGGCAGCTGGGAGAAGCTGTGCTCAGTGGAATACCGTGAAATGTATGCCCTAGGAGCAATGGGGGACATGCTCTACCTTCTTGGTGGACAGATGAAGCTGAAGAATCAGTACCTCATGACCAACTCTGTGGAGCGTTGGCCAATGAAGGGAGGGCCCTGGCGGCGTTGCGCCCCCCTGCCCATACCACTGTCCAGCCATTGTGTTGTCAGTCTGAAGGGCCATCTCTATGTGCTGGGTGGGAGGACACCACAG TCTGACAGGCCAGACGACGAGCCAGACCACCTGAGCAGTCGTGTGTTCCAGTTCGATCCTGAGGCCAACAAGTGGGAGGAGCGCGGACCCATGAAATACTCCAAGTATCGCTGTAGTGCTGTAGTGCTCAATGGAGAAATCTATGTACTGG GAGGAATAGGGTGCGAGGGGGTCGATCGTGGGCAGTCACGTCGCTGCCTGGATGTTGTGGAGATTTACAACCCAGATGGGGACTTCTGGAGGATCGGTCCTCAGTTGCCCTACCCCCTGCTTTCTCTGCGCAGTGGAGCCTCCAATGCCGGGGTGGCAGGGGGAAAGCTCTACGTGTGTGGATTCTATAGGGGGGCAG ATCGGCACGACATCATCACCAAAGACATACTAGAGCTGGACCCCTGGGAGAACGTGTGGACCATGGCGGCACGGCGTGTTCTGATGCACGACAACTATGATGTATGCCTGGTGGCCAACCTAAACCCCCGCAACCTTGTGGCCCCACCTGGTGACCTTCTGGATGAGTGA